The following proteins are encoded in a genomic region of Synechococcus sp. ROS8604:
- a CDS encoding cupin, translating to MRFVEAGSLVIPTLHQASSEQARFFDYRSAANPQQIGLISSVPYRSFSPGFFDQSGCEVLPLDLSEELGCTGPATGPALCANFVRLDCGDQRTSAVATSQLFFVTRGEGETQACGQTFQWSKGDLLVLPAGGDAIHTSHEKAGLYWVHDAPLLRYLGVEPIQARFEPSFYSHRDSKRHLESIANSPTGARANRVSVLLGNSHFPQTRTITHTLWAMLGILPAGQIQRPHRHQSIALDFAVDCQPGCYTMIGTKLDDNGMIIHGHREDWVPGAAFVTPPGYWHSHHNESGADAYVLPIQDAGLHTYLRTLDIAFSGGN from the coding sequence ATGCGTTTCGTTGAGGCCGGCTCCTTGGTAATTCCCACATTGCATCAGGCCTCATCTGAGCAAGCCCGTTTTTTTGATTACCGCTCCGCCGCAAACCCCCAACAGATCGGACTGATCTCATCGGTTCCCTATCGGTCGTTTTCGCCGGGTTTTTTCGATCAATCCGGCTGTGAGGTTCTTCCTTTAGACCTGAGTGAAGAGCTCGGCTGCACTGGCCCTGCCACCGGTCCTGCTCTTTGCGCCAATTTTGTGCGTCTCGACTGTGGTGATCAACGCACCAGTGCTGTTGCGACAAGTCAGCTGTTTTTCGTCACGCGTGGAGAAGGGGAGACCCAAGCCTGTGGGCAAACATTCCAATGGTCAAAAGGTGACCTTTTGGTGCTGCCTGCAGGAGGGGACGCAATCCACACCAGTCACGAAAAAGCAGGTTTGTATTGGGTGCATGATGCTCCGCTCCTGCGTTACCTCGGAGTAGAGCCAATCCAAGCTCGCTTTGAGCCAAGCTTTTACAGCCATCGGGACAGCAAACGGCATCTTGAATCGATTGCGAACAGCCCTACCGGTGCTCGCGCCAACCGCGTCAGCGTATTGCTGGGCAATAGCCATTTCCCACAAACGCGAACGATCACCCATACGCTTTGGGCCATGCTCGGAATCTTGCCTGCCGGCCAGATTCAGCGCCCCCATCGCCACCAATCCATCGCCCTTGATTTCGCTGTGGATTGCCAACCCGGCTGCTACACCATGATCGGCACGAAGCTGGATGACAACGGGATGATCATCCATGGGCATCGGGAAGATTGGGTGCCTGGAGCCGCTTTCGTGACACCACCTGGCTATTGGCATTCTCACCACAACGAGTCTGGAGCCGATGCCTACGTGCTGCCGATTCAAGATGCCGGCCTGCACACCTATCTACGCACGCTGGACATTGCCTTTAGCGGCGGCAATTAA
- the cobJ gene encoding precorrin-3B C(17)-methyltransferase has protein sequence MTFETPVLNDSSPPTAARRLALGLSSRAWPLLQRLQQCSLTDQLALTPGAAAAIPDLDGTCLVNSAAVLLQQHWQEGGVLIVIGATGAVTRLIAPLLTDKDSDPAVLVLDAKGQRVVPLLGGHQAGAEQWSREVAAALGGEAVLTGDSAVSGRFASDAFGHGWGWKRGGTGANWSQLMKAQARGETTRLIQTMGSTLWQSSSAAQASQLLGPDAETGSALPTRATPTLEISTSIAHAGACTWHPPLLWLGIGCERETSLNLVERAVSSALEEAGLAESAVAGITSIDRKGDERALQALAQLHHWPFRLHTASALSEVPVPTPSKVVAAEMGTGSVAEAAALLSAGDNGRLKLSKRITHANEAERGAVTVAIAESMEAHAPQRGELHLIGSGPGDLALLTPEARSALERCPAWVGYGLYLDLLEPLRRSDQIRLDGQLTMERDRCRQALSLACQGVRVALVSSGDSGIYGMAGLALELWMELPEDARPLFAVHPGISALQLAAAKAGAPLMHDFCTVSLSDRLTPWEVIERRLKAAANGNFVVALYNPRSKGRDWQLQRAKDILLTQRPDATPVVIARQLGRQEEHLSFSRLDNLPVDTVDMLTVLVIGNSSSRMEGGRMVTPRGYPGAELS, from the coding sequence TTGACCTTCGAAACTCCTGTCCTGAACGACTCGTCTCCCCCGACCGCTGCCCGGCGATTGGCCCTAGGGCTGTCCTCAAGGGCCTGGCCGTTGCTGCAAAGACTTCAGCAATGCAGCCTCACGGATCAACTAGCGCTCACCCCTGGCGCTGCCGCTGCCATTCCTGACCTCGATGGAACGTGTCTGGTGAACTCAGCTGCGGTGTTGCTCCAGCAGCACTGGCAAGAGGGCGGGGTGTTGATCGTGATCGGAGCCACAGGTGCCGTCACCCGTTTGATTGCTCCACTCCTGACCGACAAAGACAGCGACCCTGCCGTCCTGGTGCTCGATGCCAAGGGGCAAAGGGTGGTTCCTTTGCTTGGCGGCCACCAAGCTGGCGCCGAACAATGGAGTAGGGAGGTCGCTGCCGCGCTCGGAGGGGAAGCGGTTCTAACCGGAGACAGTGCGGTTTCAGGCCGTTTTGCAAGCGATGCATTCGGACATGGTTGGGGATGGAAACGTGGCGGAACAGGCGCCAACTGGAGCCAACTGATGAAGGCCCAGGCGCGTGGCGAGACAACCCGTCTGATCCAAACAATGGGGAGCACGCTGTGGCAGAGCAGTTCGGCAGCGCAAGCCAGCCAACTTCTCGGCCCCGATGCAGAAACAGGCAGTGCCCTACCAACGCGTGCCACACCAACGCTGGAGATCAGCACATCCATCGCCCATGCAGGGGCTTGCACGTGGCACCCACCACTGCTTTGGCTTGGGATTGGCTGCGAACGAGAGACGAGTTTGAACCTTGTCGAGCGCGCCGTAAGCAGCGCCCTCGAGGAGGCGGGCCTGGCCGAAAGCGCCGTCGCAGGCATCACCAGCATCGATCGCAAGGGCGATGAACGGGCGCTCCAAGCGCTCGCACAGCTTCACCATTGGCCCTTCCGATTGCACACCGCATCAGCCTTGAGTGAGGTGCCGGTGCCAACCCCATCCAAGGTGGTTGCTGCAGAAATGGGAACCGGATCCGTTGCAGAAGCGGCGGCATTGCTGAGTGCTGGAGACAACGGACGACTCAAACTGAGCAAACGGATCACCCACGCCAACGAGGCTGAACGTGGCGCTGTCACCGTGGCGATTGCCGAGAGCATGGAGGCCCATGCACCGCAACGGGGCGAACTCCATCTGATCGGTAGTGGACCAGGTGATTTAGCCCTTCTCACTCCTGAAGCCCGCAGTGCCCTGGAGCGCTGTCCTGCCTGGGTGGGATACGGGCTCTACCTCGACTTACTTGAACCGCTGCGCCGTTCGGATCAGATCCGGCTGGATGGGCAACTCACCATGGAGAGAGACCGCTGCCGGCAAGCGCTGAGTCTTGCTTGCCAGGGTGTGCGCGTGGCGTTGGTGTCGTCTGGCGACAGCGGGATTTATGGAATGGCAGGGCTCGCTCTTGAGCTCTGGATGGAGCTACCAGAAGACGCACGACCTCTCTTTGCCGTGCATCCAGGAATCTCCGCACTGCAGCTTGCAGCGGCAAAAGCTGGAGCACCGCTGATGCATGACTTCTGCACTGTGAGCCTGAGCGATCGGCTCACCCCATGGGAGGTGATTGAACGACGGCTGAAAGCAGCTGCCAACGGTAATTTCGTCGTTGCGCTCTACAACCCCCGCTCCAAAGGACGCGATTGGCAGCTGCAACGTGCCAAGGACATCCTGCTAACGCAACGCCCCGACGCCACACCTGTTGTGATCGCAAGGCAATTAGGTCGACAAGAGGAACACCTGTCGTTCTCTCGGCTCGACAACTTGCCCGTAGACACCGTTGACATGCTGACCGTTTTGGTCATCGGCAACAGCAGTAGCAGAATGGAAGGGGGCCGAATGGTGACTCCGCGCGGCTACCCAGGCGCAGAACTCAGTTGA
- the psaA gene encoding photosystem I core protein PsaA: protein MTISPPERGSTAKSQVEKVDNPATFELFGKPGHFDRALAKGPKTTTWVWNLHANAHDFDSHTSDLEEVSRKIFSAHFGHLAVIFIWLSGAFFHGARFSNFSGWLADPTHVKPSAQVVWPVFGQEILNGDMGAGFQGIQITSGLFHVWRAWGITNETQLMSLAIGALVMAGLMLNAGVFHYHKAAPKLEWFQNVESMLNHHLAGLLGLGSLSWTGHLLHVSLPTTKLMDAIDAGQPLVLNGKTIASVADIPLPHEFFNQDLIAQLYPGFGAGIGAFFSGDWAAYSDFLTFKGGINPVTGSMWMSDIAHHHLAIAVLFIVAGHMYRTNWGIGHSIKEILEGQKGDPLLFPATNGHDGLFEFMTTSWHAQLGVNLAMLGSLSIIVAQHMYAMPPYPYMAIDYPTQIGLFTHHMWIGGFLIVGAAAHAAIAMIRDYDPAKHVDNVLDRVLKARDALISHLNWVCIWLGFHSFGLYIHNDTMRALGRPQDMFSDSAIQLKPVFAQWIQGLHAGAAGSTAPNALAGVSEVFNGSTIAVGGKVAAAAIPLGTADFMVHHIHAFTIHVTVLILLKGVLYARSSRLVPDKANLGFRFPCDGPGRGGTCQVSAWDHVFLGLFWMYNSLSIVIFHFSWKMQSDVWGTVNADGSVQHITNGNFANSAITINGWLRDFLWAQAAQVINSYGSNTSAYGLMFLGAHFVWAFSLMFLFSGRGYWQELIESIVWAHNKLKVAPAIQPRALSITQGRAVGVAHYLLGGIATTWAFFHAHILVVG from the coding sequence ATGACCATCAGCCCACCAGAGCGTGGGAGCACCGCGAAGAGCCAAGTCGAAAAGGTTGACAATCCAGCAACCTTTGAATTGTTCGGCAAGCCCGGACATTTCGACCGAGCTCTCGCGAAAGGCCCCAAGACCACAACATGGGTCTGGAACCTCCACGCAAACGCTCACGATTTCGATAGCCACACGAGTGACCTTGAAGAGGTTTCTCGGAAGATCTTTAGTGCTCACTTCGGCCATTTGGCCGTGATCTTCATCTGGCTAAGCGGCGCTTTCTTCCACGGAGCGCGCTTTTCCAACTTCTCCGGCTGGCTCGCCGATCCCACCCACGTGAAGCCAAGTGCTCAGGTGGTGTGGCCCGTGTTTGGCCAGGAGATTCTCAACGGTGATATGGGTGCCGGTTTCCAAGGCATTCAGATCACATCTGGCCTCTTTCACGTCTGGCGTGCATGGGGCATCACCAACGAGACCCAGCTGATGTCGCTAGCCATCGGCGCTCTGGTGATGGCCGGTCTCATGCTGAATGCCGGTGTTTTCCACTATCACAAGGCAGCTCCCAAGCTCGAGTGGTTCCAGAACGTTGAGTCGATGCTCAACCACCACTTGGCAGGTTTGCTTGGTCTCGGTTCCCTTTCCTGGACCGGGCACCTTCTGCATGTGTCTCTGCCGACCACCAAGTTGATGGATGCCATCGACGCCGGCCAGCCGCTGGTGCTCAATGGCAAAACCATTGCTTCTGTCGCAGACATTCCACTGCCACACGAATTCTTTAATCAGGATTTGATCGCGCAGCTCTATCCAGGATTCGGTGCCGGTATTGGCGCCTTCTTCTCTGGTGATTGGGCTGCATACAGCGACTTCCTGACCTTTAAAGGTGGAATTAATCCAGTGACTGGAAGCATGTGGATGAGCGATATCGCTCATCACCACCTAGCCATCGCGGTGTTGTTCATCGTGGCTGGTCACATGTACCGCACGAACTGGGGCATCGGGCACTCCATCAAGGAGATCCTCGAAGGTCAGAAGGGTGATCCCCTTCTATTCCCTGCAACCAATGGGCACGACGGACTCTTTGAGTTCATGACGACCTCTTGGCATGCTCAGTTGGGAGTCAATCTGGCCATGCTCGGTTCGCTGAGTATCATCGTGGCCCAGCACATGTATGCGATGCCCCCGTATCCATACATGGCGATTGACTATCCGACGCAGATCGGACTGTTCACCCACCACATGTGGATCGGTGGCTTCCTAATCGTTGGCGCTGCTGCTCACGCAGCCATCGCCATGATCCGCGATTACGACCCTGCCAAGCATGTGGACAACGTGCTCGATCGCGTGCTCAAAGCTCGCGATGCCCTGATCAGCCACCTGAACTGGGTGTGCATCTGGTTGGGCTTCCATAGCTTTGGCCTCTACATCCACAACGACACCATGCGTGCTCTGGGCCGTCCCCAGGACATGTTTAGTGATTCAGCGATTCAGCTGAAGCCTGTGTTCGCTCAATGGATTCAGGGTTTGCATGCCGGAGCTGCCGGTAGCACCGCTCCCAACGCACTTGCTGGCGTGAGTGAGGTGTTCAACGGCTCCACGATTGCCGTTGGTGGCAAGGTTGCTGCAGCAGCGATTCCTCTTGGGACCGCTGACTTCATGGTGCACCACATCCACGCATTCACGATTCACGTGACTGTGTTGATCCTTCTCAAAGGTGTGCTCTATGCCCGTAGCTCCCGCCTCGTTCCAGATAAAGCAAACCTTGGCTTCCGCTTCCCTTGCGATGGACCTGGCCGAGGTGGCACCTGTCAGGTGTCTGCTTGGGACCATGTGTTCCTAGGCCTGTTCTGGATGTACAACTCCCTCTCCATCGTGATTTTCCACTTCAGCTGGAAGATGCAAAGCGATGTTTGGGGAACCGTGAATGCTGATGGCAGTGTCCAACACATCACGAATGGCAATTTCGCCAACAGTGCAATCACTATTAATGGCTGGCTGCGTGACTTCCTGTGGGCCCAGGCCGCGCAGGTGATCAACAGCTACGGCTCGAACACCAGTGCCTATGGCCTGATGTTCCTTGGTGCTCACTTCGTCTGGGCCTTCAGCTTGATGTTCTTGTTCAGTGGCCGCGGCTACTGGCAGGAATTGATTGAGTCCATCGTTTGGGCTCACAACAAACTGAAGGTGGCGCCTGCCATCCAGCCCCGTGCACTGTCAATCACCCAGGGCCGTGCCGTGGGTGTCGCTCATTACCTCTTGGGCGGCATCGCAACCACATGGGCCTTCTTCCACGCCCACATCCTTGTGGTCGGCTGA
- the psaB gene encoding photosystem I core protein PsaB, producing MATKFPSFSQGLAQDPTTRRIWYGIATAHDFESHDGMTEEKLYQKLFSTHFGHLAIIGLWVSGNLFHIAWQGNFEQWVADPLHVRPIAHAIWDPHFGQGAIDAFTQAGASSPVNIAYSGLYHWFYTIGMTTNAELYQGSIFMMILSAWALFAGWLHLQPKFRPSLAWFKNAESRLNHHLAVLFGFSSIAWTGHLVHVAIPESRGQHVGWDNFLNVMPHPAGLGPFFTGNWGVYAQNPDTTGQVFGTAEGSGTAILTFLGGFHPQTEALWLTDIAHHHLAIGVIFVIAGHMYRTNFGIGHSIREILEAHNPPTGTPGNLGAGHKGLYDTINNSLHFQLGLALASLGVITSLVAQHMYAMPSYAFIAKDYTTQAALYTHHQYIAIFLMCGAFAHGAIFFIRDYDPEANKDNVLARMLEHKEAIISHLSWVSLFLGFHTLGLYVHNDVVVAFGTPEKQILVEPVFAQFVQAASGKAIYGFDVLLANAGGAAANANAAYMGGWMDAINGVRGSNDLFLPIGPGDFLVHHAIALGLHTTTLILVKGALDARGSKLMPDKKDFGYSFPCDGPGRGGTCDISAWDAFYLAVFWALNTVGWVTFYWHWKHLAIWQGNVAQFNESSTYLMGWFRDYLWLNSSQLINGYNPFGSNNLAVWSWMFLFGHLVWATGFMFLISWRGYWQELIETIVWAHQRTPLANLVGWRDKPVALSIVQARVVGLAHFTIGYILTYAAFLIASTSGKFG from the coding sequence ATGGCAACGAAATTTCCTTCGTTTAGCCAGGGTCTGGCACAGGACCCGACAACCCGCCGCATCTGGTACGGGATCGCCACGGCTCACGACTTCGAGAGCCATGACGGAATGACGGAGGAGAAGCTTTACCAAAAGCTCTTCTCCACCCATTTCGGGCATCTCGCCATCATCGGCCTCTGGGTTTCGGGAAACCTGTTCCATATCGCCTGGCAGGGCAACTTCGAGCAGTGGGTCGCCGACCCTCTGCACGTGCGCCCAATCGCTCACGCAATTTGGGATCCCCACTTCGGTCAAGGCGCGATTGATGCCTTTACCCAAGCGGGTGCTTCCTCCCCTGTGAATATTGCCTACTCAGGCCTCTATCACTGGTTTTACACGATCGGCATGACCACGAATGCCGAGCTGTATCAAGGATCCATCTTCATGATGATCCTGTCAGCTTGGGCTCTGTTCGCTGGTTGGCTGCACCTGCAGCCCAAGTTCCGTCCGTCTCTTGCTTGGTTTAAAAACGCGGAATCCCGCCTGAACCACCATCTGGCTGTTCTGTTTGGATTCAGTTCCATCGCATGGACCGGTCACCTGGTTCACGTGGCCATTCCTGAGTCCCGTGGTCAGCACGTTGGTTGGGACAACTTCCTCAACGTGATGCCTCACCCAGCTGGCTTGGGTCCGTTTTTCACCGGCAATTGGGGTGTTTATGCCCAGAACCCTGACACCACTGGTCAGGTTTTTGGTACCGCTGAAGGATCAGGCACTGCGATCCTCACCTTCCTCGGTGGCTTCCACCCTCAGACCGAAGCTCTCTGGCTAACAGACATCGCCCATCACCATTTGGCCATCGGCGTGATCTTCGTGATCGCCGGCCACATGTATCGGACGAATTTCGGAATCGGTCATTCCATCCGCGAGATCCTTGAAGCCCACAACCCACCAACCGGAACTCCCGGAAACCTGGGTGCTGGTCACAAAGGTCTTTACGACACCATCAACAACAGCCTGCACTTCCAGCTTGGTCTTGCTCTTGCCTCTCTTGGCGTGATCACCAGCTTGGTTGCACAGCACATGTATGCGATGCCGTCGTATGCCTTCATCGCGAAGGACTACACAACCCAGGCAGCGCTATATACCCATCACCAGTACATCGCCATCTTCTTGATGTGTGGTGCCTTCGCTCACGGTGCGATCTTCTTCATTCGTGATTACGACCCCGAAGCCAATAAGGACAATGTCCTGGCTCGGATGCTCGAGCACAAAGAAGCGATCATCAGTCACCTGAGTTGGGTCTCCCTTTTCCTGGGCTTCCATACCCTCGGCCTCTACGTCCATAACGACGTGGTTGTGGCGTTTGGCACCCCTGAGAAGCAGATCTTGGTTGAGCCTGTCTTTGCACAGTTCGTCCAGGCTGCTTCCGGTAAAGCGATTTACGGCTTCGATGTTCTTCTCGCTAACGCGGGTGGAGCTGCTGCCAATGCCAACGCGGCCTACATGGGCGGTTGGATGGATGCCATCAACGGTGTTCGTGGCAGCAACGACTTGTTCCTGCCGATTGGCCCCGGTGACTTCCTTGTTCACCACGCCATCGCTCTAGGTCTCCACACCACCACCCTGATCCTTGTGAAGGGTGCTCTGGATGCACGTGGATCCAAGTTGATGCCTGACAAGAAGGACTTCGGTTACTCCTTCCCCTGCGACGGTCCTGGCCGTGGCGGTACCTGTGACATCTCTGCCTGGGATGCGTTCTATCTCGCCGTCTTCTGGGCTCTGAACACAGTGGGTTGGGTCACCTTCTACTGGCACTGGAAGCACCTTGCGATTTGGCAGGGCAACGTGGCTCAGTTCAACGAGTCCAGCACCTACCTCATGGGCTGGTTCCGCGACTACCTATGGCTGAACAGTTCTCAGCTGATCAATGGCTACAACCCATTTGGCAGCAACAACCTGGCTGTTTGGTCTTGGATGTTCTTGTTCGGTCACCTGGTTTGGGCGACAGGATTCATGTTCCTGATCTCCTGGCGTGGTTATTGGCAGGAGCTGATTGAGACCATCGTTTGGGCTCATCAGCGCACTCCTCTCGCCAACCTTGTTGGCTGGCGTGACAAGCCTGTGGCTCTCTCCATCGTCCAGGCCCGTGTTGTGGGTCTTGCTCACTTCACGATCGGGTACATCCTGACGTACGCCGCCTTCTTGATCGCTTCCACGTCTGGCAAGTTTGGCTGA
- a CDS encoding fatty acid desaturase gives MAAVTTSFNITAIVMTPLLLVLMVLLLSRSFSLMHDCGHQSLFRSKRSNRIAAFGLSLIHGMPQHPWSRGHAFHHKHNGNWDRYRGPSALITREQYEARSPRSQWLYRILRHPLLLFPGGFFYLIIKPRLALLLSFFEFIGHSIKSTIKMVRTGAWESPKQICSNYKSSFFYTSGECVDMVANTAVVGLLWWWIGSSIGYAHFWILYALVMSCSAAVMIAVFFIQHNFPDSYTSNEDNWSYFRGALSGSSFLQMPAVLNWFTADIAYHHIHHLSERIPNYRLKECHEANIHLAEDVHRLYLSQIGDCFSLILWDRERAELVSPFA, from the coding sequence ATGGCTGCGGTCACAACATCGTTCAACATCACAGCCATTGTGATGACACCCTTGCTCCTGGTGTTGATGGTTCTGCTGCTCAGTCGCAGCTTCTCCCTGATGCATGACTGCGGACATCAAAGTCTGTTCCGTTCCAAGCGGTCGAATCGAATTGCGGCCTTCGGATTGAGCTTGATTCACGGCATGCCGCAACATCCCTGGTCAAGGGGGCACGCCTTTCATCACAAACACAATGGAAATTGGGACCGCTATCGCGGACCATCTGCTCTCATCACGCGCGAACAATATGAAGCGAGATCTCCGCGTTCGCAGTGGCTTTATCGCATCTTGCGCCATCCATTGCTGTTATTCCCAGGTGGTTTCTTTTATCTCATCATCAAGCCAAGACTTGCCTTGCTTTTGAGCTTCTTTGAATTCATCGGTCATTCCATCAAAAGCACCATCAAGATGGTACGCACTGGGGCCTGGGAATCTCCAAAACAAATTTGCTCAAACTACAAATCGAGCTTCTTCTACACCAGCGGTGAATGTGTCGACATGGTCGCCAACACAGCCGTTGTTGGCCTTTTGTGGTGGTGGATTGGCAGCTCGATTGGCTACGCACATTTTTGGATTCTTTATGCCTTGGTCATGAGTTGCAGTGCTGCAGTAATGATTGCGGTCTTTTTTATTCAACATAATTTCCCAGACTCCTACACAAGCAATGAAGACAATTGGAGCTATTTCCGCGGTGCTCTCTCTGGATCTTCCTTCCTACAAATGCCTGCTGTTTTGAATTGGTTTACTGCCGATATTGCCTACCACCACATCCATCACCTTTCAGAACGAATTCCAAACTATCGATTAAAAGAATGCCATGAAGCAAATATTCACCTAGCAGAGGATGTTCATAGGCTTTATTTATCTCAAATTGGTGATTGCTTCTCTCTCATCCTTTGGGATAGAGAACGTGCCGAGCTTGTTTCACCTTTCGCCTGA